A section of the Entelurus aequoreus isolate RoL-2023_Sb linkage group LG21, RoL_Eaeq_v1.1, whole genome shotgun sequence genome encodes:
- the LOC133638843 gene encoding D(5)-like dopamine receptor, whose protein sequence is MPWRAVSEVAGVWLFGRFCDTWVAFDIMCSTASILNLCIISMDRYWAISSPFRYERKMTRRFAFVMIGVAWTLSILISFIPVQLNWHRARAEPPPPYPPAEEDACNASLSRSYAVASSLVSFYIPVLIMVGTYTRIFRIAQTQIRRISSLERAAPCKTRPHRASTQDENSLKSSFKRETKVLKTLSVIVGVFVCCWLPFFVLNCVVPFCEADAPDAAPCVSDTTFSIFVWCGWANSSLNPVIYAFNADFRKAFATILGCNRLWPPGHTLDTPAVN, encoded by the coding sequence ATGCCGTGGCGCGCCGTCTCGGAGGTGGCGGGCGTCTGGCTCTTCGGGCGCTTCTGCGACACGTGGGTGGCGTTCGACATCATGTGCTCCACGGCGTCCATCCTCAACCTGTGCATCATCAGCATGGACCGCTACTGGGCCATCTCCAGCCCCTTCCGCTACGAGCGCAAGATGACGCGCCGCTTCGCCTTCGTGATGATCGGCGTGGCGTGGACGCTGTCCATCCTCATCTCCTTCATCCCGGTGCAGCTCAACTGGCACCGCGCGCGCGCCGAGCCGCCGCCGCCGTACCCCCCCGCGGAGGAGGACGCGTGCAACGCCAGCCTGAGCCGCAGCTACGCCGTGGCGTCGTCGCTCGTCAGCTTCTACATCCCCGTCCTCATCATGGTGGGCACCTACACGCGCATCTTCCGCATCGCGCAGACGCAGATCCGCCGCATCTCCTCGCTTGAGCGCGCGGCGCCCTGCAAGACGCGGCCTCACCGCGCGTCCACGCAGGACGAGAACTCGCTGAAAAGTTCCTTCAAGCGGGAGACCAAAGTGCTGAAGACGCTGTCCGTCATCGTGGGCGTCTTCGTCTGCTGCTGGCTGCCCTTCTTCGTGCTCAACTGCGTGGTTCCCTTCTGCGAGGCGGACGCGCCCGACGCGGCGCCGTGCGTCAGCGACACCACCTTCAGCATCTTCGTGTGGTGCGGCTGGGCCAACTCCTCGCTCAACCCCGTCATCTACGCCTTCAACGCCGACTTCCGCAAGGCCTTCGCCACCATCCTGGGCTGCAACCGCTT